From a single Loxodonta africana isolate mLoxAfr1 chromosome 9, mLoxAfr1.hap2, whole genome shotgun sequence genomic region:
- the RPS6 gene encoding small ribosomal subunit protein eS6: protein MKLNISFPATGCQKLIEVDDERKLRTFYEKRMATEVAADSLGDEWKGYVVRISGGNDKQGFPMKQGVLTHGRVRLLLSKGHSCYRPRRTGERKRKSVRGCIVDANLSVLNLVIVKKGEKDIPELTDTTVPRRLGPKRASRIRRLFNLSKEDDVRQYVVRKPLNKEGKKPRTKAPKIQRLVTPRVLQHKRRRIALKKQRTKKNKEEAAEYAKLLAKRMKEAKEKRQEQIAKRRRLSSLRASTSKSESSQK, encoded by the exons ATGAAG CTGAACATCTCCTTCCCAGCCACTGGCTGCCAGAAACTCATTGAAGTGGACGATGAACGCAAACTTCGTACGTTTTATGAGAAGAGAATGGCCACAGAAGTTGCTGCTGACTCTCTGGGTGATGAATGGAAG GGATATGTTGTCCGAATCAGTGGTGGGAACGACAAGCAAGGTTTTCCCATGAAGCAGGGTGTCTTGACCCACGGCCGCGTCCGCCTGCTGCTGAGTAAGGGGCATTCCTGTTACAGACCAAGGAGAACTGGAGAAAGAAAGCGCAAATCTGTCCGGGGTTGCATTGTGGATGCCAATCTGAGTGTTCTCAACTTGGTTATTGTAAAAAAAG GGGAGAAGGATATTCCGGAGTTGACTGATACTACTGTGCCCCGTCGCCTGGGGCCCAAAAGAGCTAGCAGAATCCGCAGACTTTTCAATCTCTCCAAAGAAGATGATGTCCGCCAGTATGTCGTGAGAAAGCCCTTGAACAAAGAAG GCAAGAAACCCAGGACCAAAGCACCCAAGATTCAGCGTCTTGTTACTCCACGTGTCCTGCAACACAAGCGACGACGTATCGCTCTGAAGAAGCAGCGCACTAAGAAAAATAAGGAGGAGGCCGCGGAATATGCCAAGCTTCTGGCCAAGAGAATGAAG GAGGCCAAAGAAAAACGACAGGAGCAGATCGCTAAGAGACGGAGGCTGTCCTCTCTGAGAGCTTCTACCTCTAAGTCTGAATCcagtcaaaaataa